In the Dyella humicola genome, GGGCGAGATCCACACCGGCTTCTGGTACGACGACCAGGACAACCTGCGCTGGCTGCATGAAGTGGATGCCACCTTGAACGGCGCGCCCAACGCGGTGCCGGCTTCGGCGGCCATCGATCGCGACATGACCGACTCGCTGCGGACGTTCCAGCCCTACCTGGAATACCAGTGGAACATCACCGACGCGGGCTACCTCGTCGGCGGCATGAAGTACGTCGATTTCAAGCGCGACATCGATGCCACCGTGAACCAGAAGACCGGCGATCCGCTGAACTACTCCAAGGACTGGACCAAGGCCCTGCCCTCGGCGGCGCTGCACTGGCAGTTCACCTCGAACTGGACGGCTTACGCGCAGTGGGCCAAGGGTTTCCTCGCGCCCAACCTCAACACGTTCTACACCACGGCGCCGCAGGACAATACCGTCAGTCCGCAGCAGACCATCAATCGCCAGCTCGGCACCAACTGGAACGACGATCGCCTGACCTTGTCGGCCGACGTCTACTACATCAACTTCAACAACAAGATCGAAAGCCGCAAGGTCGGTGGCATCACCACCTTCTTCAATGAGGGCGGTGCCGTCTACAAGGGCTTCGAGGCGGAAGGCAGCTACCTGATCGGCGCCGGCGTCAGCGTGTACGCGAACGGTTCGCTCAACCGCGCCACCGACAACACCACCAACCAGTGGCTGCCGAACGCGCCGAGCAAGACCGCGGCGCTTGGCGTGATCTACAACCAGGGTCCGCTGTACGCGTCGCTGATCGACAAGTTCGTCGGCTACCGCTATGGCGACACCGGACAGACGCAGCCGTTTGGCGGCTACGCGACCACCAACTTCGCCGCCAGCTACGCCTTTGCGGATATGGCCGACCTGAAAGAAGTCCGCGTGGGCCTGCAGGTCTCCAACCTGTTCGACAACAAGAGCATCTACGCACTGGCCGGCTACACGGCGCAGGACAACACGCCGCTGTATTTCACCATCCCGGAACGCAGCTACATGGTTACGCTCTCGGCGAAGTTCTGACCATGATGCGCATGACGATCCTCTGGCTGGCACTGTCGCTGGCCCTCCCCGCCGCTGCCTCTGGCAGCGGTGGTTCCACCCCGGACCTGGTAGCTGTGCTGCCGCCTCCGCCGGCCGCAGGCTCGCTGGTGGCGCAGCACGAGCTGCAGACGGTGCTTGGCGTGCAGGCAAGTCGCACGCCGGCGGACGAAGCCGCCGCACGCGCTGACGACGAACATTCGGTGTTCCGCTTCGCCGATGTCTTCGGCAGCGGTTTCGAGGCAGCGAAACTGCCGCGCACGGCGGCCTTGTTCGTGCGGCTGGTCGCTTACGACAAGGCCGCCGTCAAGCCAGCGAAGAACTACTGGCATCACCCACGCCCACCGTTCGTGTCGACGCAGGTGAAGCCGCTGGCGCAAGAGAAGGCAGACGACTGGAGCTATCCCAGCGGCCACGCCACGCTGGGCTATAGCGAAGCCGTGTTGCTGGCCAACATGGTGCCGGAGAAGCGCGCGGCCATTTTTGCCCGGGCCGACCTGTATGCCCTGCATCGCGTGGTGATGGGCGTGCACTTCCCCAGCGATATCGAAGCCGGTCGACTGGCCGGCACCGTGATTGCTGCCGACTTGCTGCATGACCCGGATTGGCGGGCGGACTACGAGGCGGCGCGAGCAGAGTTGCGCGCCTCGCTGAAACTGCCAACCACCCCTCCCAAGGACGGACCGGGCTGACGGCCCGCAAGGCGGCATCGGCCTGGAACACCGGTGCCGCCGACAAGGCCTGTTTCAGCAACTGATGTTGGCGCCGCACATGCGAACGGCCACGCAACATCGGTACAGGATATCGCCTCGCTATACGTCGTGATGAAAAATGCCGCTGCCGTGGGCTACGCAGGTGTATCAATAGGGCAACATCGCGTCGGTAATGGACATGTCGGTAGCGGACGACGGCAACCCAGGCACTGCCAGATTGGCATGGCGTATGATCTCCCGATGATAGGGCATGTCAGCGAGCAACTCGCTGCAGCTATCATCCGGTCTCACATGCGGCATCCAGGCCGCAGTGAGGCGACATGTCACAGCGACAACGTAGGTTTTCCCCGGAAAGACCGGCGCCTGCCAGCGCTGTCCCACCGCTGTGTACTTCACCTGCGTCGGCCTCGCGTGTGGACCGTCGTCCCCATTGTCGTCGCCACTATTGGCTGACGTTCTTCCTGATACTGCTGCTGCCATTCAGCGCGGTGCGTGCTGACGATCCCTGGGCGCCGTTTGATGCGCCGTGGTTCGACAAACTTGGCATCAACGATGGGCTACCCCATTCGATCACCACGGCCATGGTGCAGGACCAGCGCGGGCTGGTATGGATCGGCACGATTGGCGGGCTGGTGCGCTACGACGGCTATCGCATGCAGGTGTTCACCGTGGCGGCCGGAGGCAGATCAGGGCTGCCTGACGCGTATGTGCGAAGCCTGCTCGCCCTGCAGGATGGCGGCGTGCTGGTGGGCACCAATGCGGGAGGACTGAGTCGCTTCGACCCCGTCAGCAATGCGCTGCACAACTATCCCGTCGGCCGGGGCGGCACTTCGGACCGCAAGATCTATGCCCTGGCGCACGATGGCGACAGCGGTGTCTGGATCGCCACCGACCACGGCCTCGATTATCTGGACCTGCACACCAACCGGATCACGCCGGTAGCCACGGGCGCCCTCGCCTCGCCACGCAACTTCAGCGTGCTGGCGGATCGTGCAGGCAATCTGTGGCTGGGTACCAGCAATGGCCTGCTGTTCCGGCGCGCCGGCGCACACAACTTCGTGCGTCCACCTCGCCCTGATGGCAGCATCGACGCCGTACTGAACGACGGCATCTGGTCTATCCACGAGGATCGCGAAGGTCGGATCTGGATCGGTAGCACCCAGGCAGGCGCCGTCTACCGGGATACCGACGGCCACTGGCAAGCCATTCCCGGCTTCAGTGGCTATCAACAGGATCATGCGCGACGCGCCACCGTGCGCGATTTCCTGGAGATCTCGGCCGACAAGATCTGGATCGGCACGGACGGCACTGGCGTGCTCACCTACTCGCCTGGCGCCTCCGGCGTTCACGCCATCGCCCACGACACCGCCGTGCCGTCGTCGCTACCCGGCGACTCCGTGCGCGCGCTGATGCAGGACCGCTCCGGCAATGCCTGGGTCGCTACCGACCTGGGCATCGCACGGCACGATCCAAACGCCCGCACCGCCTTTGCGCTGCTCCCATCGACGCGGGAAGACCGCGCGATCGCCAACACCAATGTGCGCGGCATCTATGTCGACAAGCGTGACCGTATCTGGCTGGGCATGAGCTCGGGACGGATCGACATCATCGATCTTGGCAAGGGGCAGATCCGGCATATCCAGCTCGGCGGAAATCAGGCGCGGCGCGACGTGCAGGCTTTCGCCGAGGGGTCGGACGGCACGATCTGGATAGGCACCCAGGGGCTTGCGCGCGTGAATCCGGACACGCTGGTGCTGCAGGACTCCCTGCTCGCCGAACTGGATGAAAAACCTGTGTTGAGCCTGCTCAGCGATGGCGAACAA is a window encoding:
- a CDS encoding acid phosphatase; this encodes MMRMTILWLALSLALPAAASGSGGSTPDLVAVLPPPPAAGSLVAQHELQTVLGVQASRTPADEAAARADDEHSVFRFADVFGSGFEAAKLPRTAALFVRLVAYDKAAVKPAKNYWHHPRPPFVSTQVKPLAQEKADDWSYPSGHATLGYSEAVLLANMVPEKRAAIFARADLYALHRVVMGVHFPSDIEAGRLAGTVIAADLLHDPDWRADYEAARAELRASLKLPTTPPKDGPG